TTTATGTGATTAACATGCCTTGGTATAAATTATGTCTAATAGATGTGCCTATACAGAATGGCTACACTGACTATACAGAGATTACCAAATGCGCTGAAAGTGCTGCCATTTCTAACTTGTGCTGTTAACATATATTCACCAAATGGTGGGACATGTTTCGCTCTCGGTCTAGTGAAGACTCATTGAAATCCATAAGACTCCATCTGTGCAACCAAGGCATAAGTTACCTCTTTCCCTTTTGGTTTTAGAGTTTTAGCAAAAGTAGTTTAATCTACTTTGAAAATCTTTCTAACACACTTTAAGGGTAGTGCTTCTAGGTCAAATAAAAAAACTGTGTTTACAAGGAGCAAAACAGTTGcaactattttttaaatcaatgaaCCCAAAtgaaatgtgcttttatttGCGTATGGCATGGGAAGAACTGATTATCACAGTTCAGAACATTAAGTCTGGATCTATATACAGGGGAATAGGGGATGAATCTGCCTGAACTTCCAATTTAATTTCTGACAtagcaaacattttttgttCATCTTCCAGAAATGGCAAATACTACATTACAAAAATGCAAAGGTAGAGATATTCTTACAGAACTGAATATTCCAACTCTTAACACACTGCACAGCCAATGCTGCCAGGTCCCACACTGTTCATAGCACATTTGTCAACTAAAACCACAGACAATAACATAAGCTAAAGGACAGTAACACAAACAGTAATTACTGCTACTACCGTAGTTAATATAGTACAGGATACAGTGGCAGAATTCACTGTCAGATGAAAACTGTGGTGCTTTTATTGTTTACTTACAGCTATGTAGTTCTTTTCAGGAGTGAGAGCTTCAGCAGCTAGGATTTGAGCTTGTACAAGATTCTCTGCATGCACCCAGTTCATTTTAGCAGAAGGATCTCCAAACTTGAAGCTAAGTAGCCCTCTCTCAATATTCTTCTATGGACATAAACAAACatgaaaccaaagcaaaatgggTTTTAAAATGAGGTACAGTGcactttcttttccagctaaATGTAGGTTTGtctctacttaaaaaaaatatatgaatcAATTAAAAAGAATCAAGAGAAGTGCAGAAAGCTCTAAAAATATTGCTCATGAGGAAGGATCAAAGAATGTATTGAACACAATATGTCCTCaatttacaaaaaatacaaGTCTGTTCTAAGGATAAGTAAAATATTGTATAGAAAGGTAAGATACAGTTCTGAATGGATCAAAAGTATTCACAAAATTGGATCAAATTTAACAAATAGCTTTGGCTGGGAAAAAGTGGAAGGTAATGCTAGgtgttacatttttcatttaacaggTACATTTTAGAAACTGCAAAATGTGATGGTTGCATAATGCCTTAAAACGGGCTCATAACAAATAATCTTAAAATCTTAAATGGAAGTTtaaaaagactgtatttttttcaggggCTAAAGCAAACATCTCAGGTCTAACTAAAATGACATTTGccattcttaaaaattattttatttagaagacGATAAAGTATATTTTGGCTGACTTCAATATAATTCCCTACCTcagccacaaaacaaaaatatgtattacGTGGTAAGCTTGAATCTATTAGTTCCTCAAAGCTGTGTGTAACTTAATATTGTactgatgcttttaaaataactgactCATATAATTTTACAGGGATCATATTCTAAACACTGTACTAGTCCTACAGCAAGTGAAAAAGGCCAAAACATGAGCACCTCAGCTGTTTGCCCTTCAGTAACCTACTGTACCAGAAGGTGCTTCCCACTCCTTCACTTGTTTCATTGCATAGTGAAAGCTGTTGAGACTGGAAATAAGATATTTTGTCGTATCtcttttcattaatattttaaaccaTTTGGTGTAAGTTGCATGCAAACAGACATTTGAAATATCATAGACTGGCCTGAATCTTATAATTATAGTAAGCATTAAATTATAAAGCTAGACCTAcatgtgtttgtattttaaaaaaaggcttttttaatgTAGTGTACATTCTTTACAGATACAGTATAGTGCCTGTTAACAAAAGTTATAATGTCCTCAGCAGACAACTGAATTGCTGCCCAATAAGAAGGTCAGTCAATTTATAACACAAATAAGTGATGCTGTTGTATATAATAGAAGATtctgctgattaaaaaaaataaaatacatactgCTAGCCTTGGCAAGTGTCTTTGCTCTTGTGGTCCATAGATTCCTGGTGGGCGAAGAACACATGTATAAAGTATTCCACCTCCTAGAAGAATTGATAAGACCATTCTTAAGTGACTTTCATGTGACCATGTTATATCTTTGTTTGTATGAACCAAAGACTGTGGTAGCAGAACTtactctgaaataaatgaacttcaccatcttaaaaaataatacataccAAAAGGTGTTGAATTAGTAGTTGGATATTAAGTTGGAAAATAGCAAGGTAAGATTCAGAGAAGTCCTGCCAGCATAGTCGGATTCCTAGAAATTACCAGATATTTCAAAACCTCTTTCTAACCAGTCCTTTGTCTCTGTGCCAAAGCAGTGAATGAACGTGCCAACTGTGGTGATGAGTTTGCTGAAGTGAGCAAGTTATTGGTAGGAAAGTGGAATGAAACCAACTAATCTTAGACAAAATTATTGATGGGAAACAGTGACTCACTAGCAGTACAAGATAGAGCTGAAAGGTTCTCAACAGTAGGCACAACCAGCTCCCACTAGAACTGCTGTAGAAGCTTGTGATAATTTCAATGGGAGAAATTAAGGACCATCCTGAAAATCCAATCACTTCCCAAGTATATCAGTTGGCTGGTTCATCATCTGCTAATAACGGTTTGTAATAGTActtgaaaacatgcaaaatactCAGTCCTGCTATGGCACAGGATCAAAATGGGATGTTTGGAGCACTGACTGTTCTAATTTCATTGACAAAGGCAGAACTCTGTATTGCTCCTAAAATTAAGAGGGTCTTTGATGTGAATAGCTGCtgaggaaataaggaaaaaaacctttattttttaaacaaaataattctattGGGATGGAATGCCCATCAATGACTTTATATCTCTTTATAGCCCTCTGCCAGTATCAAGTGAAGAGAGTCTTTTCTGTAAGTTGTCCACAGCTAAATTTAGCTCAGTATCACTTGGTCACATAGCGTCATGTTGCACTTTACATTAATTTGCTTTGCACTGGCAGTTAATAGTATCTCACAGTTGAGCTTAAGTATTCAAGTGTATAACTGGCTTCCTCAACATGGAAAACTTTGGGAAGCACTAATAAATAATTCCAGGCTGTAGTATCAGGTAGCTTCTTCAGATTTTAATATATaactcggggcgggggggatggATGGACGACAATTTAATCAGCATTCATGTTTTACTTATGTTGCATAATACAGTGACATTaaacacttctttttgtttaatttatagCCGTCTTCATCTTTTCAATTAACATACTGGACTCATTGCTACCATGCTAAAAGCTTTTATGGACACTATGGGAacttaaaaaacaattaaaagtgatttttaagttaaaatctTTTCGTTTGTGAGAGAGCGTAGATAACTTGATTTCATAATTGCTGGACAATCTTGTCCACTAAGGGTTGATACAGGATACAGGATGTTAGTGAGGAACAAGAAGGGGAGGAGTAAATTCTACTATGAATTCATGGTAAGAAAAGTACCTGCTAGTGGAGTTCCATTAGCTGCTAGTACCATTTGTTCTGCAATTGATTTGGTTCTGGAATAATGATCAACATgctacagagaaaaagcaaatatgtttttatctATTCTTGAAACGACAGGGCAGAGGGGCATCTCTTCTTCACTAGTTTTTACTTAGCAGATGGCAACAAATACCTCAAAATACAGAAGCTGTGGGGTATTAGTTTAGGATAAAACACATACATATTGCTAGGGTAAGCAAGCATTTTTGTTTATGCAAATCCAGTTAATTAATTTCAGCACATTTGAGAAGcaataaatatatgtatgctTTGAATGCTGCCAAGAATGTAATTGATCACTACTTTGTaatctggatttctttttcaggtaACCGAAGAGTCAAAAGCCAAGTTTTGAAGACATGATTGGTCAGAATTATCCTGTTCACTTTCTTGTGGCACTGTCCCAGAGAAAATTTTATTGGACATATCATTCAAAATATTACTCAATATTTTCTCTATCCATCTCTACTTCTTGAAAGACTGAAATACTTGATGGAGAGAGGAAGGACACAAAAAACAACTGTGTATGCAAAGCACCCAGAAgtactttctcctttttaattaaatgcaataAACCCATATAAAAATAGGCTACTTGTCCATATCAGCTCTACATAGAATATATGTTATCTTCAATaagggagaaacagaaaaatcatataaataatatatgGCTAAAGAGGCACCAAGCCACATAACACGATCCCTATGTCCAGGTGGAATTTCATTAATGTTAACGGGACACTGTAAGAGTTATTTTCCAAAATCAAGGCCTTGataggaaacaaagaaatatataCTGCAATGTACATAAAACTGACGTGTCAAGATTGTGAACAGAATCGATAAAGAGTGgaaagagttttctttcttctttctggtaCCTGGATTCTGGCATCAGGCAAAACACGGTCATGAAAACTCCAGgctttttcagaaacaagaaagtaGACAAAGAGGAAACTTGAAAATATAATACAACCAAAATACCTTTTCAATTGGAAAATATGGCACAGTTTCCTCATCACCGTCTTCAATAGGAAGACCTCCAAACACCACATTTACTGTACTGGTGTATATCAATCTAGCGATGTTCCTTTGTTTGCAGGCTGCGGCAATGTATAAAGTAAATTAGTTTAgtggaaaatgaaacaatatggaaaaaaagtttgtatgacttttttctgagaaactgtcaaatcttaaaaaagcaaatcctTCCATTTTATGATTGGgtgatttaaaatgcaaagcataTTTAAAGGGAAGACATCAGCGTAGAACCAAATGCTTATAATTGGGCACATCGTGATTTGGATGCTGTAAGCTAACAAACACTATGCCTCTGGGAGGGCTGCTACCAGCCTACTGAGATGGGCTTCAGCTCGAGCCAGGCAGGTGGCTAGAGGTCCATCTGCTTCCAGGGCTGCCCACTCCCTGTGCACAAGCTATTAGATAGCAATGAGGTTTACTGCTATGAAATGCACATGGAAATAGTTAACTCCTTACGTGGATACGGATTCTGACACCAGGTCAAACATGGTTACGAAAAGGTGGAGTAGTTGATCTGCAGTGCTGGCTGTCATATCACACCCCATAACAGAATTGAGcgtaaaagaaaaatgatgacaTGTTTCCACGTCTTCTGCCAAAAATGTAAAGTATTTGGTAAAAAACTGTGTGTGCCAACAAAGCCAACTCCTTTTTCTAAGTGGTGTGATATTTTGATATGCTGTATTAACATCCAATGGCAAGGTTAGATACGTACCATCAATGATGAATCTTGTTCCATGAATGTTTACAGTTTCAATCTCTTCTCTATGCAactaggaaaataaagaaattgtgcattttttaatacattttaaattcaatAGGGGAATGTTATAAATGTCCTCAAATAAAGGTAATGAGTTTAGTGCTTTGATTATAAAAAAGATCATTTAGACTGCTGTTTCAGACTTCAAgaagtaaaataattatttttaaactatgactgtatttttcttgtatttttacagACTAGCCTGCTTGAAGCAAAGAGAATTGTGGTGTTCTAAACATACATTGCCAGTTATTATATATCTTGCAGCAATATGTTAAATATCCATGTTTCAGTAGCACTTCAGTGACCAGTTGCCTGTACCCAGAGCAATTCCAAGCATGCATTGTTCAACTGCAAACATCTTTGAATGAGCTGTTCTATCCAGCTAAGGTAATTACTGAAGTTCCTTTTATTAAATAAGGtaagaaagtgtgtgtgtgtgtgtgtgtgtgtgtgtgtgtgtgttcgtAACTCTATATCATAAAAATTGTGGCTCTGAGTCCTACATCAAGTACATCCTTACAGCTTTTTACCCAATGGCAAACAATTGTGACTTGAAGTGCAGCCATTGTTACAGTTTAgttatgtaaaataatttataatttagtTCAGGTTTTATTCCTCCCAGTGACCTTACACCTAGGAGTTCTATGTGAAAGGTTTAGGGAAGGATCAGGGTTTTGGAGGGATCCAGCCTCCCTTGTCTTTCCTTTTGTCCTCGCACAACTTCAGAACTCTTCAATGCCATTTCCAACTCAAAAGCCCTCCCAGGGTGCTGGTGGAGCCTCTACTGGGGAGGAAGTACTTTCACAACCAGGAAAACAGTACTGTAAGCAGATTGCTTGCAGCTAGCACACCAGTTTGAACAGAGCAATTTACCAAAACAGCATGGACGTGGATTCAGGCTCTCAGGACAATTTGAAGGGATAAAATCTAACATGCAGTGTTACAGCATTGAGTCGCTCATTCTCGGTGTGGGCAGTCAcacagaaaaaaccaaaactgtttgGACTCACTTGCTCTCTTCCTGACATTCCATATGAAGCTACATGAAACACACAGTCAGCCCCTTCAAAGGCTGCAAATATGGCATCGTAATCCCTTACATCTGCCTGTAACACATAAGGAAAGATAGTTGGACTTGAAATCAAAGCTGCAGGTTAGCATTTGTCATATAGTGGGCTAGCACAGAGGGAATGCATAAATATAATTGTACTTGCTGTACATCCTGAGTCTGAAAACTAGATCCATTTCAGTACTTGCTGATAATTTTCTTACATggactttaaaaacattaattaagcCTCATAATACCCCTATGTTCATGCTACAGGTGATTAAACAAAGGCACAGATGAGGGCGGTGACTGGGTCCTGAGGAGTACTTCAGAGTCAGGAGGTGGAGCAGGTACTCTGTGCTACACATTACAGGTTtcattgttttccttattttaagaCACACTATAATCAGTTGACCAATAATCACATGGGATATTCACACAGTTAAAAAAGTTATTGAAATTTGTAATAATTTGCAATTAGTTATTTGGATTCTGTGAAAACTAGTAAGACATTatggaaaaggcaaatgaaCTAACTTTGACTGTTGTGAAAATATAGTTTATCATACCTGGATACACACTACTCCATTGGGAATTTCCCACATAGGCTTGTGTATGTCATATAGAACAACAGAAGCTCCTGTGTTGGCAAGAGCACATCCCAGCTTGTATCCAAAATAGCCTCCGCCTCCTGTCACCACTGCTCTCATTCTTTTTTCACTCAGTGCTCCAGCATTTCCATTCACTTTGGAGTTAGAGGTTTGGCGCCAGGGTGTTGCTACCCCACTCAGTGTAAGTTTTTTGTCAGTGAAATACTGTCTTCTATTACCAGACACATATAACAACTTCTCCTCCATGTTGAAAATTGCTCCATAGCGCTCCTGGATGCAGACAACTCCAGTGAGTTTCATGTTAATAAGCTCTATTCACAGCAGCCAAGTTTTACTTTAATGCAACCTGTTTAAGAGAGATAAAGACATAAGCAAAACACTAGCTACAAAATTTCCAgattttaatgatttcttttaaaagaccCATTTAAATTTTCTGCTTAGATTGTTTAAGAGTTTGTTTAATtgtaattttcacattttacaaacatttaaaatgtctgtatACTATGTTAAAGACAGCATcctgaaaacaaataacaaaggTTTAGCATGTTTTGgactaaatatttatttgcaaatggTATCcagaataataaaagaaaaactaaaaaaaaaaataaaaattaatgcagAGACCAtgaattcaaatgttttcaacCAATGGGTCAAAATTAGAATAACAGTACAGACCGTAATTGTTTATTAGCAGAAGAGAAATTGCTGCCTATGTGAAACGCATCTCCTGGTCTTAGTTCAATTTGTTCTGGTCTGCGTCACAAGCTCAAAGATGGCCTTCAGGAGTTGGATGTGACAGAGGGCTGTACCTGAATTTGAAATCTTGAACAGGAAAACTCCAACGATGAACAAATCGCATTTAAGTTTCTGTgcttaaaaaacaagcaagcagggccaagcacaacagcagcaaaacaaaacgTCCCCTAGAGCAAAAGAGATCTTTAACGCTTCTTCCACTTGTCCCTGGTTTATCACAAAGACAGATGTCTGAGAAAAGTGGTATTTTCAACTCCTTCCTAAGTAGCAGCAGCTGAGTGTAAATTAAGAGTACACTGTGTTTTTATCATTGGCAGTGATGGAGTTGAGATACACGAGGATTTCAGAAGGAAGGAGCAATGCCTGATACTTACTTCGGAAGGTGTATCAGAGAACAAGGCTATCGAATCCCCCACTTTCGAGGGGAACTAAAGTAATTGCTACGTGACAGAAAGGGTCAATGAGTACGTTACGAAAAAAGTCAGAGCGAATCATTTCCTGCGTAAACACGGAGGTTCCTTCCCAGCTACGCGTGGTCAAGGGTTCGCCTCTGACCGACGAGGCATTTCAGAGGCCGTAGCTCCCCATCTCCTCAGTTACCCGCATCCCTTCCCCGTGCCGCAATTAAAGATTAAAAGTCACCCGAGCTCCTGCGGGAACTCTCCGCATCACACTTGCCAATTCCCCAGGGAAGGCGCTGGCCGGGGAacgcggggccgggcgccgaGGAAACTCGTGCCCCGGTCCGCGCCCTCGGGGCTCCTcaccgccggcccggcccggcccggcccggcccgaccCGGCTGCCGGCGGGTCCCGCAGCGGGGAGCGGCTGTTGGGGCTGTCGCCCCCCGCTGGGGCCGTTGGGCGCCGCTCGGCGGGTGcctgcgggccggggcggggggcggccgcggggtccggccgggcccgggcgcgggcagcggcaccggcagaTCGCGCCGCAGCGCAGCGGACGAGAGGCGGCCCGGGTGGGCGctcgcctccgccgccgccccccgcccgccccggcgggTCCGGGCaggcggagcggggccggctgGCCCCGCACACGGGCCGCACGGCTCCTCCTTGgggtcccacagccccccccacccccgggtTCCTGCTCGTTCCGCACAGCACCCCTGGGCGCCACTCATTTTGCAGGAGCTTTGGAATCCCACAGTCTTCCTGGGATGTTGCTCATCCCGCGGCATCCCTGGGATTCTGCCCGTCCCGCAGCatcctggggagcccagggcatCCCTGGGATCCCAGAGCATCCCACAGCATCCCTGGGATCCCAGAGCATCCCACGGCATCCCTGGGATCCCACGGCATCCCACGGCATCCCTGGGATCCCAGAGCATCCCACGGCATCCCTGGGACCCCGCAGCATCCCTGGGACCCCGCGGCATCCGATGGCGGCTCTTACCTCCATGTGTTTTCACACAGCTGCGACCACTGCGAGAAAGCATCCTGTCGGTAGCTAGGGCTCCGTCCACACTGATACCTGTTGAACAGGTCGTTCAGGAAAAACACACCATCTCTTGATTACCGGCTGGATAGTCGGTGGTGGGACACGGCTCAGAGAGATGCAGAGCATCAGAAACACCTGCAAAACAGCTGGAATCCCCGAAGAGGAAATACAAACAAATAGGCACCAAGGTCCCTGCCCTCCTGAGCCGGCGGTGGGTCTCTGTTCAGCTCTGTGGTCACTCGTGCCTGGGAGGATGTGAAAAAGGTCAGGAGCTGCAGAATTTCAGAGTTCTCCATCCCAGGCAAAAATTAAACTTTGAACACGTTTACCTCTTCCGTTATAGCTGTGCCATGTCTGAATGTTCATATTaaattttaatcatttaaaGACACACTTGCAACTATGTTAGAGCAAAAGTAACTCCAACGATAGCCAGCTTAAACTAAGACTCAGTAAAGACTGACAGAAATGAGACAGCTGGCTCTTCCAAACTGATACTAAAAGCTGtcttaaaatttcaaatactgGATTTGTAATAA
This sequence is a window from Buteo buteo chromosome 27, bButBut1.hap1.1, whole genome shotgun sequence. Protein-coding genes within it:
- the LOC142045158 gene encoding putative short-chain dehydrogenase/reductase family 42E member 2, which encodes MKLTGVVCIQERYGAIFNMEEKLLYVSGNRRQYFTDKKLTLSGVATPWRQTSNSKVNGNAGALSEKRMRAVVTGGGGYFGYKLGCALANTGASVVLYDIHKPMWEIPNGVVCIQADVRDYDAIFAAFEGADCVFHVASYGMSGREQLHREEIETVNIHGTRFIIDACKQRNIARLIYTSTVNVVFGGLPIEDGDEETVPYFPIEKHVDHYSRTKSIAEQMVLAANGTPLAGGGILYTCVLRPPGIYGPQEQRHLPRLAKNIERGLLSFKFGDPSAKMNWVHAENLVQAQILAAEALTPEKNYIASGQVYFINDGEKFNLFEWLTPLFERLGCSKPRIRIPTSLVYASAMIMEYLHLMLKPFVELSPLLTRNEVQNISITHTFRIDKARSQLGYSPEKFAFADSVDHYIKTRPEAQNHHSFLRVLLSLIVSLSLIFLSLSFDGLSVLHFFKETQH